The proteins below come from a single Vitis vinifera cultivar Pinot Noir 40024 chromosome 9, ASM3070453v1 genomic window:
- the LOC109122235 gene encoding large ribosomal subunit protein uL30w-like translates to MQQMEPIQLKHEAKLKGGFYVDPEVKLLFIIRIRGINAMHPKTRKILQLLRLRQMFNGVFLKVNKATMNMLHRVEPYVTYGYPNLKSVRELIYKRGYGKLNKQRTALTDNSIVEQALGKFGIICMEDLIHEIMTVGPHFKEANNFLWPFKLKAPLGGLKKKRNHYVEGGDAGNRENYINELIRRMN, encoded by the exons ATGCAGCAAATGGAGCCGATTCAATTGAAGCATGAGGCTAAGCTGAAGGGTGGATTTTACGTTGATCCAGAGGTTAAACTTCTATTTATTATTCGTATCCGTGG TATCAATGCTATGCACCCGAAGACGAGAAAGATTTTGCAGCTCTTGCGTTTGAGACAG ATGTTCAATGGGGTGTTTCTTAAAGTGAACAAAGCAACAATGAACATGTTGCACAGGGTTGAGCCTTATGTGACTTATGG GTACCCCAATTTGAAGAGTGTGCGAGAATTGATTTACAAGAGGGGGTATGGAAAGTTGAACAAGCAGAGAACTGCCTTGACCGACAACTCCATTGTGGAACAG GCTTTGGGGAAGTTTGGTATTATTTGCATGGAAGATCTTATTCATGAGATCATGACTGTTGGACCTCATTTTAAGGAGGCCAACAACTTCCTATGGCCATTTAAACTGAAGGCACCATTGGGTGgtttgaagaagaagaggaatcaCTATGTTGAAGGAGGAGATGCTGGAAACCGTGAAAATTACATCAATGAGCTCATTAGAAGAATGAACTAG